Sequence from the Argentina anserina chromosome 7, drPotAnse1.1, whole genome shotgun sequence genome:
ATAATGTGAATAATTGCACTATCCACCTTATCAATTGTGAAAAGATTACGCTCGAAGTTGATACTCAAATATTGTCGCTTCATACACCTTGGTATGATTTTTACTACATCTCTTGTTTAGTTTTCATTAAGAATGGTCTTGTGTTCTTGAATCTAGAGTCTTTTTGGATAAATtctttgccttttttttttcaatttgaatttgaatttggtgTTATGTAGTTTATAAACGAAATGCTGTGCTGACACGTGTAAACTTGAGACGACGGACCTCCTGGATCTTGGAGCTATATAAACGACAACCCGATAGACATCGTAGAAGACTAAGTATAGACTCTACTGGATCTCTCGCTGCACACTGTTACTTGTcgaagatgaaaatccatcacaTTGCTTGCTTGGACGACAATTACTCATACCTGTAAGCTCTAAATCCCAATTCAAATTACCATTATTTGATTGTTAGGGTTTTACTGATTGCTACTAATTTCGTTTTGGGTTTTTTGGGGGTGAATCAGAATCATTGACGAGAGCACCAAAGAAGCCGCGGTTGTGGATCCTGTTGAGCCCGAAAAGGTTCTTAAAGCGGCTCAAGAACACGGTGCCCAAATCAAATTTGTCCTCACCACTCACCACCATTGGTACTGCCCACTTCACCCTTGTTGATCCAATTGAGAAATTTACTGTCTTTCTGTCCTGTAATTCTGTAtattattttggtaatttgaattactaattacttttttatttgagcaaaTTTGAGAAGTGGGTGCTGGGTTAATTTTGACTTCATATTGATGGTATAATGTTATGTTTTGCTGTTAGGGATCATGCCGGTGGAAACGAGAAGATAAAGGAGTTGGTGCCTGGTATCAAGGTGTATGGTGGTTCTGTTGATAATGTGAAGGGCTGCACTAATAAGGTCGACAATGGTGATAAGATTACGCTCGGAGCTGATACTCAAATATTGTCGCTTCACACACCTTGGTATGGTTTTGATTAAATCTCCTGTTTAGTTTTCATTAAGAATGGTCCTTGTGTTCTTGAATCTGCTGGTCGTCGAGTCTTTTTAGATCAATTCTTTGCCTTTTTTGACTCTGGTGCTCCGTACGGTGTAGACTATGCAtcacttttctttttctggtaTGCGATTGTTTCGGAGTTATTAGAGCAGCTGAGACATGGTAGATTTTTGATGCAAGTCACCCTACTTTCTTTTAAGCTATGCCCGTGTTGTACTAAAGATTTAGACTCTATAGACGTTGcagtaaaagaaaaatgaaacagaACCATTCCAATAGATACTTAGATTAGTTGGTCTGGTGCTACCTTTGTAAAGTCTAGTTTGGTACTTTTGTAGCAAGATTGTTATTTGGTGGTTTAACATTGTCGAATGAAAAGTTCTtcggtaatttttttttgtttcatctCATCAGTCACACATTGGGTCACATAAGTTATTATGTGACTAGCAAAGAAGGAGAGGAACCAGCTGTTTTCACCGGGGACACATTGGTAAGTTATGGAAGAAGCTTTACTATCTCTGCAACAATAAATTTCAGCATGTATCAAGAAAGACATGTTAGGGCACCTATTATCTAGAATCTGTTTTGTCTGAATGCACTGAGCAAGAGAAATGAATTCTCGTTTTGCACTGAAGGGAATCTCACCCATCCTTATGAAATGATATGAAATGATTTCATGTTATTGTCTTCAGGAAAGTGCGAATCTAATTAATTCCTTTGTAAAGAAGCCATGGGCTTAGagtttttgttaaagtttgtCAACTGCTTTGCATTATCTCAACTTATAAGAATGTGAGCAATTGATTGTTTGCTGTTACTCTTTATGTAGTTTGTTGCTGGTTGTGGGAAATTCTTTGAAGGAACAGCTGAACAGATGCATCAGTCACTATGTGTAACTTTGGCTTCATTGCCAAAACCCACTCGAGTTTATTGTGGTCATGAGGTAAAAGAAGTTTCTGATTGTTTTTCGCTTGTTTCCTTTGGGTGAGGGctttttcaatattttcatcCTATAAAAAATCTATGATATTTTGATCAGAGCAGTGGTAGGGAATAAGTTTGAGTAGGCTGTTTACCATGGGAATATTTTCAGCTGCAAGCGTGTACATAAATATAACTACCTATAGGatatataatatttcataCAATCATTTTTAATTGCTAGTACTTGGCCTCAGAGTTTTTGCATATGGCGATGTGTCTCAAAGCAACTTATGATACACTTGCATGGATGAATTGAGTCGTTTATGCACAGCTGAATCCCTATAAATATCACATTGTATGATTTCTATCATACTTGACCaattattgttgttttgtttcagTACACAGTGAAGAACTTGCAATTTGCTCAAACAGTCGAACCAGACAATGCCAAGATAAAGCAGAAGTTATCCTGGGCACAGCAGCAGAGGCAGGCAGGTCTTCCAACGGTTCCTTCAACCATTGAGAGCGAGATGGAAACAAACCCTTTTGTGCGGGCAGATCTGCCAGAGCTTCAGGTTTACTTATTCTCATTTAGCTACAAAGTACATTTTCTTAGTTTTCAGAACAAAGAGCAGTATATAAGTCGTGTATAAACCGATAATCAAAGATACTTGACAAGGTAATTGTGATCGGTGTATCTCACGTAGTAATTTACATGTTTTACAGGAGAAGATTGGTTGCCACAATGCGGTTGACACCCTCCGCGAAATAAGGCAGATGAAGGACAACTGGAGGGGCTAGTCCAGTTATCCGGCTACGCTACTTACCATACATACTGTGTGTCGTCTTCCTTTCCGCTCTATGGAGTTGTAGAATCTGTTGATACAACATGTACTTTTTCTATGTTTTTAGCATGCATTCAAGCAAGCTAGACAGACCGTTTATGTGTGATGCTTGTGGCTTACAGGACCATCATTCTACTAAGCTTCTCCCTTTAAAACCTTTTCAATGTTCTTAGCATGAAACCCTAGCAAGCAAGCAATACAGCTTCTCTGTGACGCTTGTGGCTTACAGGACCGGGCATCTCGATTCTTGACCATTTAAAGCAAGAACCACGCTTTGACTTGTAACAAATCAAAGGAAAAAACGCAAACCGACCTCGTCGTCTCGACGTAGTTCTTAACGCCTATCTAACACTTATTTTTTCCAACGATGTGTACGATATAGGAAATTAATAATGCCAAGCATTTTAGAGGTTTAGTTGCCTAGACAATGACCCCGCAGAAACAAGTAGACGACACACGCGGGAGTAAAACTGTGTATCCAGTGACCAATTATGTCTACCCACGTGTCCAATCTAGGGTAGTATGGGTATTGAACGGGGTTTTGATTGGCTGGCTGGAGAGAAGGCCGTGGTAGGGGAGCTACTCTTGTACACGCGGAATGTAATAGGAAATACAAAGTTGGTATTAATGAAAGTCAACACGTTACGGCCAAGAgccaaaaataataattaaaacttttaaaaaatagaaattaaatAAAGTTCATAGCTGATGTTACTTGGCGGAGAGGTTGATCTCTCCGATATTTCAGTTCTTAAAAAGCTTGATCAAATTTCCCAGTgctcctctctcttctctcactGGTTCTCTCATCTCTCTCACTAAAACGACGTCGCGCCTTTTTTGACCTTTTCTTCCTTGAACggtcttctctctctctccgatcGTCGGAATCGAAACGTCGTCGCTTTGTTTTTTAGCCTCGTCAATCTTTCTCTGCGATTCTTGCTCAGTGACGGAAAACAGTTGGGGAATTTAGAGGCCtaaaggaagaagagaggtTAGGGTTTTGGTTAGATGGAGGCGTCGCCGTCGGGAAATGGGAGCGGTGGCGGAGGTGAGGACCGGACGGCGTCGTTCGCCTCTATGCAATTCCCGGCGCTACGGTTTTTCCGGTCTCCGCTTTCTTTTCTGTTAGATTACTCCGGTATACTCACGCCGACCTCGTCGTCCTCGAGCCACCGCGAAGGCGACGCGGAGGCGGTGACTGCCGGCGTCGCGGCCGCCGATTCGCGGCCGCATTCTCCTGCGTCCTGCTCCAGCAGCGGCTCAAGAAACGCCGGGGAGGTTTCGATTCGGATCATCGGCGCCGGAGAACAGGAGGACCGCGGGAGTGGTGACGAAACGACGACGGCGGTGCATGAGAATGGAGGAGCGGAGGGGTTGGACAGTCAGGCCGGGATGGATGAGAGAGTCCCCTTGGTGGCTCCGTCGTCGTCGCCGGAAAATGAGGCCGGAGAGGGTGGGAATGGTGTGGAGGATAATTCTAGGGATGCGGCTCACCAGAGATACGATATTCAACAGGCGGCGAGGTGGATTGAGCAGGTTCTTCCGTTCTCTTTGCTCTTACTCGTCGTCTTCATCCGTCAGCATTTGCAAGGTACTAATTTGGTTACTAGTTTTTACTCGATTTTCGACGATTCGTACTAGTTTGAATGCATATATGGAATGAGTGTattcttttctgtttatgtTGGAGTAGGATTAGTAAGATGCAGTCTTTAGCATACTATATAATGGTTTCGGCTTAGATTGTGTGGGGATGCATCAATTAAGCTTGGTAATCTTGGCACATTTATTGCGTCGCGTTATATTTCTTCGATAATATTAGCTACATTAATGTATAGAAGCTTGTCCTAGTTTGAATGTAGCTGTGGTGTGTGCTTGTTTTTGGTCTGTTGGATTAGCTTGGTGATTTTGGTTCGGAAGAGCTGTTTTATGTCAGCTAGCATATGCAAGATGCAGTCGTTTGTAGAATATGGTTTCTGGAACTGTGGCGGGAAATAAACACTCACGGAGCTTTGGGAGCTAGGATTTGATGTGTACTGTCAGATTTTCCTGTGTTCTTGATAACAGTACTGTAGAGAAACTGTTAATATTCACCACATAAGTAGAAATTATAGCTCAATCTTACGGTTACTATTAAATATCGAAGGGTTGTGAGTGTAAGAGGCTGTAGGCCTGTAGCATCATATACAAACACCTCAATCGTGAGAACAAGTTTTGGTAAATGAGGAACTTGGTATTGACTTTTATAGTCCTATAACTGATCGAGTCTGGATATTCATGTTATAATGAAGGATATCCTTTCTCATAAGTAATATGATTGAACTGTAAAATGGCAGTAGGTAAATGAGTGGTAAAGGCTTCCTCACTTAATTGGTTCTACTATGATATGCTTCATTATTTTGAGTGCTAGAGTATTCGTGTAATTAATTATGGGGGTAATGTGCAGGTTTCTTTGTCACTATATGGATATCAGCTGTCTTGTATAGGTCAAATGATATGGTCAAGAAGCAGACGGCTCTAAAGGTGAGTGAAGTTGCCTTTGGTTTTATGAGTTTCTGTTATCTATTCTTTCACTTCTATAATTTGTTCTGAAACGTACCAATTAGCTCAAACATTGTTTTCGTGTAGGGAGACAGGAAAATCTCCTTTCTTGTAGGCATGGCTGTTGCTTTTATGTTTCATGTGGTTGTTGTTTACTGGTGGTATGGAAATGAAGATCTTTTGTACCCGCTGGCTTTGCTTCCTCCTAAAGCCATACCACCATTCTGGCATgcaattttcatcattttgGTAAATGGTATGTTGACAGTCTCCTCTTCTAGTACTTCAGTGAACAAAATTTTTATGCTACTGTTTTAGATATAGACTAGATTGTTGTCTATTAGAAGGCTCACAGGAGAATTTGTTACGGATGTTAAACAGAATTTCTGTAGGGATTTGACTTTTGCATTGATAGCTGGTGATTTACTGCTTTGTTGAGTAGTTTATGTTTCCTCTTTATTTTGCTTCTACTTAGAATGTATCTATATGTGTAATTGAGCAGTTGCGTTTTCTGGTTTTATACTTTTTGGTACATGttaatatttgatgtttctctcttttttgttgttggttgTCTTTTGTGCCACTCTTACTGTGCAATAATTACTATGATTAGAATTCATCGGAGCGGCGTTATCTAACTTCTGTTAGTTTCAGATACTTTGGTGAGACAGGCAACAATGGCTTTCAAGTGTTTGTTACTTGTATACTACAAGAATGGAAGAGGGCATAACTATCGTCGACAGGTGATATAAATGTCTATAACCATATAATCTGCAAGTACTCTTAATCTGCAAGAACATTCTGACAAGTGTTATTTCATTATGAAGGGTCAAATGTTGACTGTTGTTGAGTATTCGCTGCTGCTGTACCGTGCCTTACTACCAGCACCTGTTTGGTACAGATTCTTCCTGAACAAAGAATATGGAAGCCTCTTCTCATCACTTGTTACAGGATTATACCTGACCTTTAAGCTAACATCTGTCGTTGAGAAGGTAAATGTACTTATGTAATGAACTGTTATACTGGAAGATGATGTATTATATGGTGACACTTTGAGGTGGATCTACATCTTGTAacatttcatttcttttcaggTTCAATCATTTTTTGCTTCTATAAGGGCATTATCACGAAAAGATATTCATTATGGGTCCCACGCAACATTAGAACAGGTATGGTATATTACCAAGTGTTCTGATTTACTTGGAAAGCTGGATTGTCAAGGCTTTCGCTATTATTCTATCATGCTAACTATGAGCTATCTGAAACTACccatattttcttctttatatTGTTTGTTAAACTAATTATAGTTTTTTGTCCTTTTACAAAAGTAGAAGCTATTTAGCTGTGTAGCCGTCGACTGGTATATTCTTCAAGTCTTTTCATGTCCTTTTATTTGTTACCTCCATTGCCTATTGCCAAGGGTGCAACTTATCTTGAAGTTCCTTGCACACTCTGTACTTTGTTTTCCTGTTTTCTGGGACAAGATTGAGGATGCTTTCctagtctcaaattcaatttttgaggacttttttgtttgttttggaaTTTATAGAGAAAAGCTGATTTCCATTGTCTACATATGTAACCTGTTATGTTTGATTTGTCCAAAAAGCATTAATGTTTTGTACATAGTATGGACATACTTTTGGTCATCTATACAACGGTAGAAATGATCTCAACACCTTGCATGTTGAAAGGTTGAAGCTTATTTACCAGTGCGGGTAATTGTTCAATGTTTCTTTCTTAAGAATTTTGAAATGTTTTTTGGTTGAGAGAGATAGCATTTTATCTTTTTTCATGCTCTGGGAAACACCCTCATGGTTTAGGAGTTTGCGTATGTCTGTGTCACTTTTTTTACTGCTGTGTACAAAAGATTATCTTGGCTATTGTCATATATTTAAAACCACTGTTTTTATGCATAGTTAGTTTGTCTTCTAGCTCACAAGTATTTCAATGCAGGTAACTACAGCAGGAGACCTTTGTGCCATATGCCAGGAGAAGATGCATGCTCCCATCCTATTGCGCTGTAAACACATCTTCTGCGAGGACTGTGTCTCCGAGTGGTTAGTTTCTGCCTTCTGTTTCTGACCTAGTTTTTACATTATTGATCTCAACATTCTATTAGAAATACTGAAAGGTTGAGTTTCTTTTTGGCTTGgtgtgtatttgttttagtatCATCATCCTACAGTCTTAAACAGGAAGAATTAGAATTAGAGTGCCATGGTCTTTCAACACGTGTGTTTTTGAGTATAAGAAATTCAAGTATTAGAAAATTAGGTGCTTCCTTGATACCACCAAAATTTTCATTAGAACTGTTTGTCGTTGGCTTACATTATCTAGATTCATACTGTTGACTAGGAAAATGAGAAGTTGGTAAACTTGGGTAGAACACTAGTATCCCGTCTTGTAAGGGTTTAAATAGTTCTGATCCAACTACTGGCAACAGCATAGAAACCAAAATATCTAATGATTCTTATCAACATTGCATCCCTTATATTATCAATGTTTCCATCGACTGACAATTAGTCACTTGCTTTTAGgtttgagagagaaagaacTTGCCCTTTATGCCGGGCAGTAGTGAAACCTGCAGATCTGCGAACATTTGGGGATGGCTCTACGAGTTTATTTTTCCAGTTCTTTTAGGAATCTAAGTCCTGACTTTCACAGCGTAGATATATGAGTAGCATTCTTGAAACGGTCACGTTTTGTTCTTGCTATAAGAAAATGAATGTAATCTGATAACAATGTATCATCTTTAGGTTGGCTCCTGGAAATCAGATGGTAGGTGTTATCACCAGTGGGAGATGTGGTTTGGTATTATGTCAATGTGTTGCGATCATGAGGTCATCCCTGAACCTAATGGGTGATAAAACAGATGGCACGTGATTAGTCTACTCCATCTACAAAACTTTGCCTCTGATAAATGAGGTCAACCTCAGATATGTTATCTCCTTTGTACAGAAGTTCTATGatcctttttttcttcacCCCGCTCTACCAATGTAATGTGAATAATCTAAAATATTCTAAATCATGCGTTTGTTTTCAGAAACTAAGGTTTAGGAAGCTTTTTGTTCCTCCTACATGTTGAAAAAGACTATTGAAGGCTGAGTGCTAGTTTGGGTTGGCAATTTTCTGAGGGCAAGTTCGAGCATTTGTAGTGTGTACTGTGGGAGTGGACAAAAGGAACCACAATCATCAAGTCTAGGAGGAAATGAATTGAGATATCCTTTTCCCAATAACCTCAGATATTCACATTAGTGTGTCTAGTTTCTTCACATTCCTGTACCCTACAGTGTTGTCCTGTGAATTTTCTGTGCCAAAGTCAACTGAGTTTTAGCTGCTAGATAGATAGCCACCGATGTCAAACGTCCGTATGAAATAAGTTAACAATGTATATCAAGCGAAAATTCTAATCTTCGTTATGAGCAAAATTTCGAAATAGATAGACACAGTGAATAAAGTTCTTGTATGTCTCACAAAAAAGTTTCTGTCACAAAATTCACTCATCTTTACAGTACCTCTTGCAAAACATGATAATGGACCGATGGGGATATCAATTAATAAGGTAAGCGGAATCACATGGAAATACATGCATATTCAGAAATGTTATGTATACTTATCTACGACTTGGGTGGTCGAGTGGCGTTGGTCTGGCTGCTGCTCCCCATAATAGGACGGTTGTAGTTATCAAGTCGTGGACTCGTGGTCACATATATAGTAATCAGTTCATCACTATCATGGTGTCATGGTCATGTATGTTGCTGGAAATTTATTTGAACATTTCTGGCTAGACCCTCTTCATTTCTGTGTTTCGGGACCACGATTGTGCCATACCTCTTCagctcttctttcttcttgcaTGATCATGAAGCTTTGACCCTCTACACAGATATCATATCGTTAACTTCCCTGGGATTTAGTTTCCAACACTACGTACAGTGTTGGATCAAAATAGTTAAGAGCAAGCAAATATGGCACATACAATTTTTCTCTGGTTACCATTACTGACCAAGTAGATACTACTGTAGCAGTTTTGGCTTGGTTCCACTTGCAGTGAGATTTCGATTCCATGGGGTCGGCCGGTGTGTGGTGACGAGTGGTGCAGGTGCTGGACATGGCAGTCTGTCCTTTTGGCAATCGATTTAAATCTTGCACTCCTGTCTAGCACGATGATTCTGATCAGACGTACCCCATAGTCTTCAAAAGGCTCACGGACAGTGCGAGTAATTGAGAATACCAATTAAAAGGCACAAATCAGAGATGACCGGCTGTTTTCCACTGAGTACTGTCTAGGACTTAGGCCGTGCCCGACTGGAACTGTTGCACCGTGTAAAACTGTAAACGAAACGATCTTAAACGAAACTGAACTAGTTTTTACGGATAAGGAGGCTCGAGCCGCTTGTGTTCGACTTGTTTAGTTCGTTTGGCTCAAATTTGTAAAGTTAAATGAGTCAagtttgagctcaatatttaacccgaccttgaaaatgagccgagtttAAATAACAAATAATCAGTTCGTTCGACTTTTTTAGCTCGCGAACTAGTTCAAACTTGTTAAAAGCTCGActcatttattaattaagcttgacttattaacttttatattatatataaagtacAATTTATATgtgagaaataatattaaaatataatattagtttgaaatagctgaaaattttctttctaaaataattaattaaatactTTAAGTTATATAACAAGTTTGATTTgtattttttagtttattacaaataaaaaaaatttgtgtgaTGATATGACataagattttattttttttttaatttctaaatttaaaattttgtatGATTCAAACCAGCTCAATTCTagtttaatttcatctaataaaatgagcTTACTCGAGCCTAACTTGAGTCTTTTCAAGCCGAGCCGAGCTTGAACATGaagcacaaaaatcaaattttgaccCGGCTCAAGCTCGATCgaataaaaacaaatcaaacataAACAACCTAGTATTCGGCTCGACTTGACTCATTTACACCCCTAGTAGTAGGTTTTCATGTTGA
This genomic interval carries:
- the LOC126801704 gene encoding hydroxyacylglutathione hydrolase cytoplasmic, whose protein sequence is MKIHHIACLDDNYSYLIIDESTKEAAVVDPVEPEKVLKAAQEHGAQIKFVLTTHHHWDHAGGNEKIKELVPGIKVYGGSVDNVKGCTNKVDNGDKITLGADTQILSLHTPCHTLGHISYYVTSKEGEEPAVFTGDTLFVAGCGKFFEGTAEQMHQSLCVTLASLPKPTRVYCGHEYTVKNLQFAQTVEPDNAKIKQKLSWAQQQRQAGLPTVPSTIESEMETNPFVRADLPELQEKIGCHNAVDTLREIRQMKDNWRG
- the LOC126803334 gene encoding uncharacterized protein LOC126803334 encodes the protein MEASPSGNGSGGGGEDRTASFASMQFPALRFFRSPLSFLLDYSGILTPTSSSSSHREGDAEAVTAGVAAADSRPHSPASCSSSGSRNAGEVSIRIIGAGEQEDRGSGDETTTAVHENGGAEGLDSQAGMDERVPLVAPSSSPENEAGEGGNGVEDNSRDAAHQRYDIQQAARWIEQVLPFSLLLLVVFIRQHLQGFFVTIWISAVLYRSNDMVKKQTALKGDRKISFLVGMAVAFMFHVVVVYWWYGNEDLLYPLALLPPKAIPPFWHAIFIILVNDTLVRQATMAFKCLLLVYYKNGRGHNYRRQGQMLTVVEYSLLLYRALLPAPVWYRFFLNKEYGSLFSSLVTGLYLTFKLTSVVEKVQSFFASIRALSRKDIHYGSHATLEQVTTAGDLCAICQEKMHAPILLRCKHIFCEDCVSEWFERERTCPLCRAVVKPADLRTFGDGSTSLFFQFF